Proteins encoded within one genomic window of Methanothrix harundinacea 6Ac:
- a CDS encoding right-handed parallel beta-helix repeat-containing protein, which translates to MNDHINLILAVSVILLGLAQGETWVVSQNESIQEKIDMASPGDTILVEDGRDPYRENVDVNKPLTLRGVGLPVVDGGRNGSSITLSADGIVVEGFVSTNYSRGRSPEEAAGVKIYSNNNKIRNITIYNDGAGTGIVLNGSMNNSVEANNVSHNRFGILILRGQGNYIQGNNATNNGLGIKLQDSGNNTIEGNNASFNADYGISLERSQYNTLRKNVMNENGRSFEAAGLNYIDTSNRIDGGAIYYLVLAANMTIDSTSEDAAVVYCLSCSNITIKEQVFDETGYGIRLYNTANSMIADNVLNNKNSIELHESEKNTVGGNHIIGHSDADGIHLNRSRNNSIEGNNISDGSGGISLVRSEGNTIEDNIIVKNEKGGVILQESSYNTIKRNVVSLDNGEGGVYLEGSHNNTVTENNASYNDIGIHLSSSLENNISENDGSYNHVSGIFIEESNKNIIKDNNASHNDWCGIKIEGSGENRIEANNASYNGNGLLFESSNGNTISRNIASHNVEYGIRLYASYGNNIAGNDASYNNLAGIKLVDSQENGIADNFLHGNGVNGLALMNCVRSSVAGNVANNNPACGITLINSMNNNLTDNGASNNSDGIALCDSSSNLIKNNTASYNRIGVYLYQSNLNELKDNYINKNEVGVSFNSSENNTVDDNFTGDNKYDVLIDNDTYFGHCIREESGYTKGETSVEIPITHTAPVDTTVYTGGVPGDGRTKIGKGVPYQPPSERTTEATSPAQPSSEDYQKMAEKALGMVGWDPPREMIVRHKYKINVTLGEDRERLAGYLEEEYAIYQKVNLSPKCVYEVNLTGDNFDISLKEGLAQQMYIPDEEELPKWVWEVTPTKGGNQTLKLVVNYQEKSNIGEPAWATKKRLDEWPVTVTVEEKTASDYLNDGKNFIKKYWQWLATVLIIPIVKWWMGKRRSLKKEKPGPTQDMAGTSKGPSTERPPGPGGGET; encoded by the coding sequence TTGAATGACCACATTAACTTGATATTGGCTGTTTCAGTTATTTTGTTGGGATTGGCGCAAGGAGAGACCTGGGTCGTGAGCCAGAACGAATCCATCCAGGAGAAGATAGACATGGCAAGCCCCGGGGATACGATCCTGGTGGAGGATGGAAGAGATCCTTACCGCGAAAACGTGGACGTCAATAAGCCCCTCACCCTGAGGGGGGTCGGGCTGCCGGTGGTGGACGGAGGCAGAAACGGGAGCTCGATAACTCTTTCTGCCGACGGAATCGTGGTTGAGGGTTTCGTCTCGACGAACTACAGCCGCGGCAGATCTCCAGAAGAGGCGGCAGGAGTGAAAATATATTCTAATAATAATAAAATAAGAAATATTACTATATATAATGATGGTGCGGGGACCGGGATAGTCCTCAACGGCTCGATGAATAACTCCGTTGAGGCGAACAATGTCAGCCATAACAGATTTGGCATCTTGATCTTGAGGGGCCAGGGAAACTACATCCAGGGGAACAATGCCACCAATAACGGCCTGGGAATTAAGCTCCAGGACTCCGGGAATAACACGATCGAAGGGAACAATGCGAGCTTCAACGCCGATTACGGCATCTCTCTGGAGAGGTCCCAATACAACACCTTGAGGAAGAACGTTATGAATGAGAACGGTCGGAGCTTCGAGGCCGCCGGCCTAAATTACATAGATACCAGCAACCGGATTGATGGTGGCGCCATTTATTATCTGGTTTTAGCGGCCAACATGACCATCGATTCGACCTCGGAGGATGCTGCCGTCGTCTACTGCCTCAGCTGCAGCAACATCACAATAAAGGAACAGGTCTTCGATGAGACCGGATACGGAATTCGATTATATAATACGGCCAACTCCATGATAGCAGATAACGTATTAAATAATAAAAATTCAATTGAACTTCATGAGTCCGAGAAGAACACCGTCGGGGGCAACCACATCATCGGCCATTCTGACGCCGACGGCATCCACCTCAACAGATCCCGGAATAATTCGATCGAAGGGAACAACATAAGCGACGGAAGCGGGGGGATCAGCCTCGTCCGATCCGAAGGGAACACCATCGAAGACAACATTATCGTCAAGAACGAGAAAGGTGGCGTGATATTACAGGAATCCTCCTACAACACAATCAAGAGAAATGTCGTCTCCCTCGATAACGGGGAAGGCGGCGTATACCTCGAGGGCTCGCATAACAACACGGTGACGGAGAACAACGCCAGCTACAATGACATCGGGATTCACCTATCAAGCAGCCTCGAAAACAACATCTCTGAGAACGATGGCAGCTACAATCATGTTTCTGGGATCTTCATAGAAGAATCGAACAAGAACATCATAAAGGATAACAACGCCAGCCACAATGATTGGTGCGGAATAAAGATCGAGGGAAGCGGGGAAAACAGGATAGAGGCCAACAACGCCAGCTATAACGGGAACGGTCTTTTATTTGAGTCATCCAACGGAAATACCATCTCCCGGAACATCGCCAGCCATAACGTTGAGTATGGAATCCGTCTGTATGCAAGCTACGGCAACAACATCGCGGGAAACGATGCCAGCTACAACAACCTCGCCGGCATCAAGCTCGTCGATTCCCAGGAGAACGGGATCGCCGATAACTTCCTCCACGGGAACGGAGTGAACGGCCTGGCACTTATGAATTGTGTCAGAAGTTCCGTTGCAGGAAACGTCGCCAACAACAACCCAGCCTGCGGCATCACCCTCATAAACTCGATGAACAACAACCTCACCGATAACGGAGCCTCCAATAATTCTGATGGGATCGCCCTCTGCGACTCGTCATCGAACCTCATCAAAAACAACACCGCCAGCTACAACCGAATCGGAGTATACCTCTACCAGTCAAATCTCAACGAGTTAAAAGATAATTACATTAATAAAAATGAAGTTGGCGTTTCGTTCAATTCCTCGGAGAATAATACAGTGGATGATAATTTTACAGGGGATAACAAGTACGACGTGCTGATCGATAACGATACGTATTTTGGCCACTGCATCCGGGAAGAATCGGGGTATACAAAGGGTGAGACTTCCGTCGAGATACCGATCACGCACACAGCCCCGGTCGACACAACGGTATACACGGGCGGTGTCCCTGGTGACGGCAGAACAAAGATCGGAAAGGGGGTACCATATCAGCCGCCCTCGGAGAGGACGACAGAAGCAACGTCTCCCGCTCAGCCCTCCTCAGAAGATTATCAGAAGATGGCTGAGAAGGCCCTCGGGATGGTCGGCTGGGATCCGCCCAGAGAGATGATTGTACGCCACAAGTATAAAATAAATGTAACTCTGGGAGAGGATCGGGAGCGCCTGGCGGGGTACCTCGAGGAAGAATATGCCATCTACCAGAAGGTCAATCTTTCGCCCAAGTGCGTTTATGAGGTCAACCTGACGGGGGACAATTTCGACATCTCGCTCAAGGAAGGGTTGGCTCAGCAGATGTACATCCCCGATGAAGAAGAGCTGCCCAAGTGGGTATGGGAAGTAACGCCGACGAAAGGAGGCAACCAAACCCTGAAACTCGTGGTTAATTACCAGGAAAAATCAAATATTGGGGAACCAGCCTGGGCGACTAAGAAGAGGCTCGACGAGTGGCCGGTCACGGTGACCGTCGAAGAGAAGACCGCCTCCGACTACCTCAACGACGGCAAAAATTTTATTAAAAAATATTGGCAGTGGCTGGCCACCGTCTTGATAATTCCAATCGTCAAATGGTGGATGGGCAAAAGAAGATCTTTGAAGAAAGAGAAACCTGGACCCACCCAGGATATGGCCGGGACGTCGAAAGGACCCTCCACCGAGAGGCCCCCGGGTCCCGGCGGCGGTGAGACTTGA